Within the Mucilaginibacter sp. CSA2-8R genome, the region CGGGTGCCTGGGTAATTAAGATACCAACTACAAACCATAGCGGGGTACCAATTAATATACAATATAGGTATTTAAGAAAACGCTGTTTATTGGTAAACAACATTAAAAAATTCCCTTTAGAAACTGAGCTTTCTTCGGCCTGTTTAAACATTCCCGATTCAAATGTACCAACGCGCAGTAACAGTAGCAGCAAGCCCAATCCGCCACCAATGAAGTAAGCACGCTGCCAGCCGTACTGTGCTACAGTGGCTGCTGCTGCCGCACCGAGCAAGCCTACAACTGCCACCAGCATAGTACCATAACCCCGGTTTTCTTTGCTCATGGTTTCGCTTACCAGGGTTATACCAGCGCCAAGTTCGCCGGCAAGACCAATGCCGGCAATTAAACGTACAATGGCGTAGGTGTTGTAATCTGTAGCAAAGCCGTTGGCAAAGTTGGCCAGAGAATATAATAATATGGAACCGAACAAAACCTTAATACGACCAAATTTATCACCAATTACGCCCCATATAATACCACCAACCAGTAAGCCAAACATCTGCATATTCAGGATGAATTCTCCTTTTGTACGCATATCGGCATCGCTTACACCAACATCATGAAGACTTTTAATTCTTACGATTGAAAAAATAAGGAGATCATAGATATCAACGAAGTAGCCCAGGGATGCTACCAAAACCAGAAATATGATGCTTTTGTTGTTTTTGACTACAGCGGTATCAGTCATGATGCAGAATCGGTAATTATATTAATTAGCCTGCAATATAAAATTTTGGGCATAAAAAAACCCCTGCAAGGCAGAGGTTTTAATTATTGATTTATAACGGTCATACTTTTTTTACTTTAACAGCTTGTAAGCCTTTACGACCCTCTTCTACATCATATTGTACAGTGTCGTTATCTTTAATGGCATTTACGCCGCCTTCAACATCTTTAAAGTGTACAAAAAGGTCTTTACCATCTTCGGTAATAATAAAACCAAATCCTTTTTGAGTGTTAAACCATTTTACTTTCCCGGTTTTCATAATTTTAATAATATAGTTTATAAGCGATTGATAATCTTGGCCAAATTGAGGAGGTTAGACATCAATTTGGAAAGTTAATACCAAATTAAATAATTTATTTTAATAACAAAACTATTGTGTATCACTATATTATTTCAAGAAATGCCATCAATGCCGATTTAATGCTACACCTCGTTTGCGGATTTATGAAAAACCATTCGTTTAATCACGCAATCGGATCAGGCCGGAACACTTTCGCCCAAAGACGTTAATAGCCCACGAACCTCGGTTGGGTTACGAACATAAAATTTAGCCAGTGATGCTCCGGTACCAACTTTAATAGTAATAGCGTTGTCCGGCAATGCTCTAAATAAATCCTCGTCGGTAAAATCATCACCCAGGGCCATAACAAAATCATAATCGCCTTGCTCAACCAAACTTAAGGCTGCCTTCCCTTTATTAATCTCCATATTTTTCACCTCAACCACTTTATCACCAGGCAGTAATTGTAAGCCTTTGTCTGTTGCCAAAAATTTTAGCGTATTCATCAGCTCATTGGCGCGCAATTCGCCCAAACCAGATTCGGCTTTGCGATAATGCCACACTAAAGAATAGGTCTTTTCTTCGATGAACGATCCCGGCGTACGATCGACATACTTTTCAAAAATACTGTACAGATCTTTTTTCCATGAGGTGGACAGGCCGTTAATCTTGTGCCATTCCATATATTGTTGTTTGAACC harbors:
- a CDS encoding MFS transporter produces the protein MTDTAVVKNNKSIIFLVLVASLGYFVDIYDLLIFSIVRIKSLHDVGVSDADMRTKGEFILNMQMFGLLVGGIIWGVIGDKFGRIKVLFGSILLYSLANFANGFATDYNTYAIVRLIAGIGLAGELGAGITLVSETMSKENRGYGTMLVAVVGLLGAAAAATVAQYGWQRAYFIGGGLGLLLLLLRVGTFESGMFKQAEESSVSKGNFLMLFTNKQRFLKYLYCILIGTPLWFVVGILITQAPEIGKQLGAPEVLSAGTGVMYTYIGLSVGDMFAGLLAQVTKSRRLTMLIFQLLSVVSVVVYLNSYGITRGRFVIITLFIGFCIGYWATFVTIASEQFGTNIRATVTTTVPNFVRGSLIPIHLSFEFFIKFFNSRGDQHSIITSAYVMMAIVTFIGLFALSQLKETFGKDLNYMEDDRDVTPAGITSEMNRSR
- a CDS encoding cold-shock protein, encoding MKTGKVKWFNTQKGFGFIITEDGKDLFVHFKDVEGGVNAIKDNDTVQYDVEEGRKGLQAVKVKKV